The proteins below come from a single Bdellovibrionales bacterium genomic window:
- a CDS encoding tetratricopeptide repeat protein produces MKQYFILTVTFVLSLSAVETFAAKKVKDPTSKDALMIELTGKDPSKVDETTLYAEIFNAYRSNDEIGFKSRMQTFMTRFPGSSYADNVLYLAGRMAFSSKNYAEAIKYYQKVITQYPRSNKVVAAKYAKAIAYKQMNLAPQAKSVLSDLRKRYPGSPEAFRAENDLKLMR; encoded by the coding sequence ATGAAGCAGTATTTTATTTTGACAGTAACTTTTGTTTTAAGTCTTTCTGCAGTTGAAACTTTCGCAGCTAAGAAAGTGAAAGACCCGACAAGTAAAGACGCGCTCATGATTGAGCTTACAGGTAAAGATCCGTCGAAAGTGGATGAGACGACTCTCTATGCTGAGATTTTCAACGCTTATCGCTCCAACGATGAGATTGGTTTTAAAAGTCGCATGCAGACATTCATGACTCGTTTTCCGGGGAGCTCGTACGCTGACAATGTACTCTATTTAGCGGGCCGCATGGCGTTTAGCAGCAAGAACTACGCTGAAGCCATCAAGTACTATCAAAAAGTCATTACTCAATATCCTCGCAGTAATAAAGTAGTTGCTGCGAAATACGCCAAGGCGATTGCATACAAGCAAATGAACTTGGCACCGCAAGCAAAGAGCGTTCTTTCTGATTTGCGTAAGAGATACCCAGGCAGCCCTGAAGCCTTCCGCGCTGAAAATGATCTTAAGTTAATGCGATAG